GCTCTTTGAAGTTTGTCCTAGAGACTCTAAATTTGGTCTGGGGGCTATTCATACCCACCCCTGTCAGTGTAACATATTTCATGATTTTCCAATGTATGGTTCACAGGGCTGCACATAGACTCCCTTTGTAGAAGAAGAaggataaaaaatatgaaaacttaCAAATATAATAGGTGCCACAGCAACTTTGGTTCTTGGCccctaataatacatttattttaaataaaatttgccaaaattagttacattttgatTGAATTGTGTTCATTTTGTAATTCCACTATATAGacattaaatattgttctttatCGGGCATAATATCTTTATCTTAAAGTATATAAAGTGTTACGTTTCTGTTTGCTTTTTCatgttttagaaaatatataacACAATATTTTCAAACAATATGTATTCGAGTTTTACACAAGGGGGATCTGAAGTATAGGGTTGTCACTGTTGTGGTCTTAATCCTAATATTTAATAGTACTCATGTTTAAAAAGATGAGATACTAGCATCACTAGGCACATTTAAATAGAAATTTGAGTATGTTTGAATGCTCAACAGATGATTCATTCAGTAAACATAAATGTCTTCTGTGAGATTACATCTTAGTGTCACTTCAGATCAAACATCCATAGGATTTTATTAAACAGTTGTCACTGGTAAAATAAATATGACCATGGCTTTGCTTTGAGAATATTCATAGCACTGCCTGAACAATGCCActctttacatttataaacaaacTGTTTGTGCAATGCATGCTTTATTCCACTGACAAATTATACATGTATATGGTGGTACGTtactttaatattaaaatgacaaGATATGGGGTGTTTGTATGACATAGAATTAAATGGAAGAACATTATTATGTTTTCCTTGATGAGAAAATCAGTTATTTCCACATTTCTGATCCACAGGATGGAGAGAGATGCAGATTTCTTGCACAAGAAAGCAGAGAGGGCCACTCTGAGGGTGTGTTTACGAGATAAATACCGACTTCCAAAAGTAAGTGCGTTTTTGTTCCTCCCTCCCTTCCCAAATACAAAATGTACTTGAGAAAACAGAAATCCTTTATTAAGCCTTAATTACACTCTTATATGCATCTTATATACATGTTACAAACAAGCACCATCCAATTAATACATGAAATTACtactgttcttttctttttttcatattAAACCTACGTGACATTACTGATTTTGTTGGCACTTGTAATTTTACTTAAAGTTGATTATGCTTGATAAGATATTGCATTAgtgcatatcaatacatatatgTAATGAGCCACAGTCTtatatttatatgcataaatacaaatatactgAATGATTATACTGAAAATGACTTCCGTGATTATTACTTGtttacacacacatgttgttccaaacctgttttttattttttctgtggaaaacaatAGTATaatttgaagaatcttcacacagctcttttctATACAAAGCTCAGTAAAGTaacaacaatataaatgtatatatatactaccagtcaaaagttttgacacacttgactgaaatgtttctcatgatcttaacaatcttttgatctgaaagcTGAAAGTTTtgtggacaaaaatataattgtgccaccatattaatttatttaattaaaaaactaaaatgtaataaaaaaaagtttttgaaattgatgacttggaccaaataataaagaaaagcagccaataagtgcccaacatagatggaaacttcttcaatactgtttaaaaagcatcccagggtgacacctcaagaagttggttgagaaaatgtcaagagtcaaattctaggcaaagggtgactactttgaagatgctaaaatattttggattttgtttagtcaaaacATAATTCTCATAATTCCATTTacgttattccatagtttttatGACTGCTATTATTCttatatgtggaaaaaaaaaaaaaaattatatatatatataatattattattatacaatacaattgtatatatacatacaataaaaaaatagatatattttaaaagtctTTTTGTGAGGAACATGCCAAATATAAAGTTGCTTTTccctgaaaatcttcccctctgctgcaGCTCTAAAAATCAATAGCAGCATttatagacatttatttatttctttgcatATTACATCTACGTGACTACTGATTTTGTTTGTACTTGTAATTTCACTTTAAGGAATTTTATAGCATTATTATCTGTGAAGCTGAACCCTACCTAAATATTCAATTATTGTGAAAAACCAACATTATGAACAGCATTAGTTCAACATACCATATTGAGTGTTCAGACAATCAAATGTCTAAATTAAACTGTAGCTTTCACTTTTGGTTGAATCAGTTGTTTCTCTCAAATGGATTCCCTTATACAGTAGCTTTGGGTTCTTTACACTTCCTGTAGAAAGGCTTGTTATATATATTCCCATTtgactctctgtgtgtgtgtatccctTAGAGTGAGCAGGATGATAACATGCTTCAGATGGCAGGAGATGATGTTGATGTTCCCGAGGAACTGCTGAAGATGGTAGATGATGATGCTACGGAGGAAGAAGAAAAAGACTCCATCATGGGGCAGTTTCAGAACATACAGAACATGGACATGGATCAGATAAAGGAGAAAGCCTCTGCCACGCTCACAGAGATGAAGTCCAAGGCTGAGGAGAAGTGCTCTGTCATGTAGTGATTTAAATTTGGAAATATATTTCCATGATTTTGGGGGAAAATAATTCCATATGTTTGTTGTTTGAATAAAGGATGTTGTAGTTTTCAccttttttgcattctttttttttccacagtACTATAATCACAATAGGTgttgaagtttatttttattttttacattttattgcattattttattttgttttattttactgtGTTTAATTTTAGTTCATGGTAGGCTAGTATTCACAAAAGTCTCTCTGAGATAATGGCTGATTCTACATTGTTGAAATTTGAGAGATTTAACTGTTAATATGGGGTCAAGCAAGTAGCTACAgctcttttttttaatgtcaatCAAACatagaatttgtttttaaatagagaCAGAAAAGCTCTGTTTAAATGCCCTTCTTGGGATGAGATGAATGTGATGCTTTGAATtaggtttttaattttttaacagCAGACAATCTAGAATTGACACATGCAATATTGTACTGCTCATtaggatttttttatgtaatattattaacttgtgtGGGTAGACATGAATGTGTCGTGTAGGTTTGATGTCTCAtgcaaaattaattaataaaacagaCAACATAACATCTAGATTATTTTGCAACATTTGTGTTGCTTGATGAGGAGgaaaatctgtctgtctatcccttcatccatccattaattaTCAGAATAAATTATAACATCACAATAGCACAACacctctaaaaaataaaatcttacatGACAGAAAAATGTTGCTCAATGATGTCACAATAGCATCAgcagggttgggagagttacttttgaaatctattccacttcagattacagaatacatgctgtaaaatgtaatttgtaacatattaagTTAGATTTCtcgaggtcagtaatgtattctaaatactttggattacttcttcagcactggtagatttttttcacttgttttgactataaaactctgccagtacagtaagacaaaatacatatgttaaaaatacattctctgaaaaaccctaaatatcttatgcagtgttgtttctaaaacaagatcaatcaaattggtcttgttttaaggatttttttttaaatatttttacaggaaaatagtttaaaaaaaattgatacaaaaatatgttttttgctctaatatcaaaggtcttactagaaaaaaataattatggtctaatgtgaattttcctgataaaaaatatgatcgtgtctggtaacatgtgcatgtaaaatggctagaaatagcattttaaacactaagtaatctcttcagtaatcaaaatactttttgaatgttactgtattctaattacacaatttaaattgtaactgtagaggaatatgtaatcccgttacatgtattttgttactccccaaccctgagcaTCAATGATATTAATTGAAAGTCATAGTATAAATAATGAAATTGACCTATTCCTACTTTTCTGATTCTTAACTTTGTTTTGATTGTTAGCctatgattttgtgtgtgtgtgtgtgtgtgtgtgtgtgtgtgtgtgtgtgtgtgtgtgtgtgtgtgtgtgtgtgtgtgtgtttttgagtaaaTCTCAGAATACCAACATCCTCTATTGTAATTAGGGAAAAGCCAAGCAGTTGAAAGGATTTGAGCTGTTTTGGATAGAGGGGGAAAGTGTATAATCCCCTCAAACCAGCGTGTGTCCTGCGGATTATCAGACTGCTGTCAATCTTTTTTCGGAGCTAATTACACGTATCCATTCTTGCGCTTGCTGCGTGAGatcatgttttgttcatgttaCAAAATCCTCGCAAACCACTCTTACCTAAAATAGTTTTTGGTGGACAATTATTAGCGTTTAATTTCAAAGATCCAGAGCTCCactgaatttttttaaaaagttaaccTAAAAACGTACTTCATTTGGCAACATCTAAATTATctgtcaaaaaatattatttaatatcactGAATCGGTTACACcagcaaaactaattttaagggaTTATAGCCTACGTTGGTGTCATTATAAGGGCATTTTGGGCTTGTTTGCATTTGGTTGACAAAATATCAATTTCAACATTGTGTCGTTTAGCCTACAGCACGCTtcaaataaactatttatttgtggAATTACAAGGCTTGTGTTTTTTAGGAGAGAGGAGTAAAAAAAGTTTCCTCCAAAATACTATCGTTAATAGAGTTGTTGTTACTGCTGTTATaaacttttatatttaaaaaatctgatcgtctcaaacaatgaacaaagtttattttttattatatttatttatttaccatatttttttgttattggtAGCCTACCTAATATCACAATTTTATTGTAGTAGGCCTAACAATAACTTTACAAATGTTGGCAGAACTATAGTTAACAGCCTATTTTTGTAAATGAAATTTTTGATTGCCATTTTAAACTCTGTGCGCGTCCGGAGATTTTGTAATTATGATCTCGGCTTTAAAGATGAAGGTAATCCCAGCCCAGCTTCTTTTATGACTACATAGTGCCACTGTGATCAAGACATCTGGAGATGGAAAAGATGATTTAAGATTTATGTAAGGCGGTTTATAAAGCCCTGAACGCACAATAATATTTTTGGGAGGAGTTTAATACTCAGGGAcagtagctctctctctctctctctctctctctctctctctctctctctctctctggccaaTCTGACGTTTCTTGGCGTGTCGAATGGGGATGTAACTCACACAAAAGAGTGCTGATCGAGGGGGATCCATAAAAGGCCCCTGGGGGCCATTGCATCCTCATTGTGTGCGGGACAACAACTGGAGAATGTTGCATCACTTGACTCTGCTGGGACAGAACTGGAAATAGAATATTTTTCTAGCATAAGAGGAAACATTGGAGGCAATAGAAAATCAGAAGAAaactttctttaaagaaaagtgaGACTTTTCATACTTGACTACGTTTTTggtttttttatctttttgaaaCAAAAAGTTCGATGCGGCTTGTCGGATCTCAGTTTCAAGACATGGAAGAGAGTCTCTCACCATCTTCTCGCTTAGTCCGGAGTCCCGCATCCCAGACGAGAATCCACAGCATCGAATCCATTTTGGGGTTTAAAGGAGAAAATATGTTCCACCCGGCGTTATCCTACAGACCAGGAAGACCCGTTAAAGACTCTGAACTCTCAACTACCGGCGTTTTTTCGTCCCCCAAAAAGGACCGTAATAACTCCAAAAACTTTGAaggtgagtaaaaaaaaaattaaatgtttatatatagcctatatatatatatatatattctttttttttttttttacaagtacaagtttactttttaaaattctACAAAAgtatcatattaataataataaaatagtaataataataataataataataacaacaaaaaaaaaaacacttgtatttatttatttatttatttattatgcatttcttttataGGTGTCTATAGATCTGGTGCCGTGGTCAGTCCAGATCTGCCAGACGGAGATGGCAAATTATCGGACGATGAAAATCCAAAGAAAAAGCACCGGCGGAACCGGACCACGTTCACCACCTTTCAGCTGCACGAGCTCGAGAGGGCGTTTGAGAAGTCGCATTATCCCGACGTCTATAGTAGAGAGGAGCTCGCGCTCAAGGTCAACCTGCCAGAGGTCCGGGTTCAGGTAAGCACTGACAAACAGCATTAAACACACATGGCGGGCTAAAAGGATCACAATGTAGGCCTACGCTATTTTGAGAATAAAAACGAAAGAAGTGCAAGTTTATAATCTTTCATTTTGTATATAGCCTACACATAAAAAATGGATCCTAGCATGTAAGTTAACTCACTTTGCTGTGGTTGcagtacatatttaattaattatttaaagaaGGCTTCTGTAATGGCTTTCTTTGAATTTCGTGAAGGCTTTGGTGCAATTGTGCATTTAATATCGAATTGTTTCTTAGTAACTAAATCAGTAGCTTTCTGGACCTTTAACttagatcaggggttttcaaactctttgatgccaaggacccctaAATACGATGAACCCCTTGCAGAGGGGCCCCCTTCCAAAAATATTAAGGCagctttatattttaatatataaacacCCATTTAGActgatcataataataataataacaataagctAAATATTACAAAGACATAAAAAACtgtccaaaacaaaataattgatCATTGTACTAAAACCCAAAACAAGCACAATTTTCACAAAACTATATATTAGACTTAAATACCTTAGAAATCCTGACTtgtttctagaaaaaaaaaaaaaaaaaaaactttaaaagtgaattttcattttgtagtCAACAagctaaaaactatttaaatattaagcaaataaataattttttgtgtgttaccAGAGTCATGGTATCAGATTCATAATCAAATTCAGGACATAAATTGTCATACAATTATTaatcataaaacacaaaataactcTTAATAGATTAAGGAAATACAATTTCTTGcactatcttttttcttttcattttctattttaGACAAGTATGTAGGCTATTTGAATTGGATCTTTAACAAATGTTAAATGAGTccttttattcttttcttttttatatcatttttcaCAATGGatctttaaaatatgtgtgtTGCTTTTGCATTAAATTCTCCCTTGTTAACATTCCAGGTGTGGTTCCAAAACCGCCGTGCTAAGTGGCGACGTCAAGATAAACTGGAGGTGAGCTCCATCAAGCTCCAGGAATCCTCAATGCTCTCCATCCCCAGATCCGGCCCACTGTCTCTGGGTAGTGGTCTCCAGTTGGAGCCCTGGCTCACCACATCTATTTCCTCCACCTCACCACTACAATCCCTACCTGGCTTCATCACCCCCCAACAGGGTGTATCAGCCAACTACACACCTCCACAATTCCTCAGCTCATCCACGTTCAACCATTCTCTACCCCATATTGAGGCTGTGTGCCCCCCTCCAGCCGCATATCAGTGCTCTGGGTTTATGGATAAATTTACACTGGAAGACGCAGACCCACGAAACACAAGCATCGCATCACTCAGAATGAAAGCTAAAGAACACATCCAGTCTATAGGGAAGACATGGTAGAATAAGACTGATGCAGAGGATTGAGACAATCAGAGACTTTGGAAAATATGGTGCTTGTCCTATAACTTGCTGTATAAGAGACACTGGGGCCGTCATTCAAGAATCAAAGAGAAGTGCTCCTGAGATCTATTTGTGGTTGAGAATTCTCCCTGAGTTGTTATTTGTGGATGACAATCTTTGTAAAAGAAATGAATTGTTATTTGTGTACAAGTTTTATTTTCATCATGAGTTGATTTCAAAGAGTGAAGCGATAATCTTCTCTGTAAATTATAATAGACCATCAGACTCTTTATTGTGACCACAAAAAGTGTACAGCAATTAAAGATGAGTCAAAGAAATCAAGTTTACGTCATAATGcaagctttttatttaatttgaacacctgtctcctGTTCAAAATTCTACTTAGGTAAAATAACTCATTCAGTGCTAAGAAACTATTAGGCTATTGTGCAATACATCAGGCCACGTTCCATGACTTTTTGTTTAATACTCTTTTTATatacttttgtattttatatataaaaaaaaatattagaagcAAACTGCCTGTAAAGTAGTTTTTGTTGCTCTTTTACATTGATTGataattttttggcacaatttagttctttagatgtgaaatcatctctgtacaactgtacaaacttaacatgtgcgcacaccaaggtcaccaaacctctccgtccccgGTATCCACTCaagctgcccgaacatttctgtgccaccacagactgatcattTGCCCCTGCCTGAccacccttttgaaaaactcctTGCTCTGCCCCTGTTTATTACACCCTCTGGTCTTCTCAGTTCTGTTCCTAGGCCGAACTGAGCCAGAAAGTTGGCATGATCTAACCACGAAGAAAAGTTTTTGCTTTCAAAAATGCATTGTTTCTTTTGTATTAGCATAGAGAGCAACTTTTCAAGTCTCTACCACTTTTACCATCTGTGAATAACTTTTGCGAGACTATAGCTGTATACAAATAGTGTATACAACTTTGGGAAGAACTTTTGACAACTTGCTGAATTATGTTCCATGTGGTGGTCAGGGGCACATTAaaggttcaccctaaaatgaaaacaaagttgagattttattcaattaaaagcatacaaaggcagcataaatgtaatccatacaactacagtggttaaatccttatcttcagaagcaatatgataagtgtgggtggtCAATATATAACGCCGGTTTCacgccggtttcacactgcacgcgttagcagCGCGTAAGCAGCGCGTATTTTTTTCGGcgcccatgttaacagattagagCATTCACATCGCACGCAGAGGCGGCGCGGCAGCGCGTAGCAGGAGCAGAGCAGGAGCAGCAGTGCCGCTATCGTTTCGGCGTCCTGTCTATTTTTGCCGCGCGGCTTAtgctgaattaaagtgacaatgcattgatcatggcaaaaatacacatcagttaccaaaagcgcattgatgatatctattgtgttttaaacagtcaatcaaatgaccttcataaatttaaaaagaaaacaaatgtccaaaaacaaacttaaaagtttaaataatttatactgccagtttagtttaagttagattaatttaatgtataaatgtatatacacataactaatatatatatatatatatatatatatatatatatatatatatatatatatatatatatatatatatatatatattgtcataagGATGCCATGCTGATATCATGCTGACAATCATAAACAAAAGCACGTGGTGTCAAAGCCGGCATGGTCGAGTCGGAGTTCGGCGACAAGATGGTAATATGCACCATATTCTCTCCTTCGTCGGTTCATGGAGTGAACCCAAAGTCTGCGTCTTTTCCGTAGTCTTCGTAATAGCAAATACAGCGCAATGGCCTTCCTTCTATCAACAACTCGCACTACAcggtcaacaaaaacaaagatga
The Xyrauchen texanus isolate HMW12.3.18 chromosome 34, RBS_HiC_50CHRs, whole genome shotgun sequence DNA segment above includes these coding regions:
- the rx3 gene encoding retinal homeobox protein Rx3, with product MRLVGSQFQDMEESLSPSSRLVRSPASQTRIHSIESILGFKGENMFHPALSYRPGRPVKDSELSTTGVFSSPKKDRNNSKNFEGVYRSGAVVSPDLPDGDGKLSDDENPKKKHRRNRTTFTTFQLHELERAFEKSHYPDVYSREELALKVNLPEVRVQVWFQNRRAKWRRQDKLEVSSIKLQESSMLSIPRSGPLSLGSGLQLEPWLTTSISSTSPLQSLPGFITPQQGVSANYTPPQFLSSSTFNHSLPHIEAVCPPPAAYQCSGFMDKFTLEDADPRNTSIASLRMKAKEHIQSIGKTW
- the LOC127627682 gene encoding complexin-4-like; translation: MAFLIKSMVGNPLKGMGLGGGEEKAEEETPKDPAAAAGMTREEYEEYQKQVVEEKMERDADFLHKKAERATLRVCLRDKYRLPKSEQDDNMLQMAGDDVDVPEELLKMVDDDATEEEEKDSIMGQFQNIQNMDMDQIKEKASATLTEMKSKAEEKCSVM